The following coding sequences lie in one Saccopteryx bilineata isolate mSacBil1 chromosome 5, mSacBil1_pri_phased_curated, whole genome shotgun sequence genomic window:
- the ATP5MC3 gene encoding ATP synthase F(0) complex subunit C3, mitochondrial: MFACAKLACAPALIRAGSRVAYRPISASVLSRPEARTGEGSTVFNGAQNGVSQLIQREFQTSAISRDIDTAAKFIGAGAATVGVAGSGAGIGTVFGSLIIGYARNPSLKQQLFSYAILGFALSEAMGLFCLMVAFLILFAM; this comes from the exons ATGTTCGCCTGCGCCAAGCTCGCCTGCGCCCCTGCTCTG ATCCGAGCTGGATCCAGAGTTGCATACAGACCAATTTCTGCATCAGTGTTATCTCGACCAGAGGCCAGGACTGGAGAG GGCTCTACGGTATTTAATGGGGCCCAAAATGGTGTGTCTCAACTAATCCAAAGGGAGTTTCAGACCAGTGCAATCAGCAGAGACATTGATACTGCTGCCAAATTTATTGGTGCAGGTGCTGCAACAGTAGGAGTGGCTGGTTCTGGTGCTGGTATTGGTACAGTCTTTGGCAGCCTTATCATTGGTTATGCCAG AAACCCTTCGCTGAAGCAGCAGCTGTTCTCATATGCTATCCTGGGATTTGCCTTGTCTGAAGCTATGGGTCTCTTTTGTTTGATGGTTGCTTTCTTGATTTTGTTTGCCATGTAA